Genomic DNA from Salinibacter pepae:
TGCAGTGGCTCTTCGTGGGCGATCCGGCGCAGCTGCCCCCGGTCAACGAGGACCCGTCGCCCGCGCTCGACGTGCCGGGCCCCACCCTGGAAACCATCCACCGCCAGGCGGCCGACAATCCGATCCTCGAGCTCGCGACCAAGATTCGCACCGGGGCCGACGGCCGCTTCGGCAGCACCTTCGAGGACGGAAAGGGCGTGGCCGTCACGCGCAACCGGGAGGAATTTCTGGACAGCATCCTGAGGGCCTTCGACGCCGACGCGTTTGCGGAGGACGCGACCCACGCCCGGGTGCTCGCCTACCGCAACAAGACGGTGCGCCGCTACAACCGCGAGATTCGCGCCGAACGGTACGGGGCCGACGCGGACCGGTTCGTGGAGGGGGAGTGGCTGGTCGGCACCGAAACCTGGTACTACGATGGCGTGCAGCGGCTCACCAACAGCGAAGAGGTGCGCGTCAAGAAGGCCCAGGTGGAAACGTTCGAGGCCGACGACCAGAGCGAGTGGACCGTCTGGGAACTGAAGATCCGCACGCCGGGGCGCGGCCTCACGCGCACGATTCACGTGCTGCACGAGGAGGAGCGGGAGCGATACGAGAATGCGCTAGAACGCCGGCGCAACAAGGCCGAGGACGACCCGTCCACGTGGGATCGGTTTTTCGACCTCCGCGAGCGCTTCGCCCGCGTCGACTACGCGTACGCCACGACCGTGCACCGGGCGCAGGGCTCCACCTACGACACCGTGTTCGTGGACCACCGCGACCTGCGCGTGTGTCGGGGCGAGGAGCGGGGGGCCCTCCTGTACGTGGCCGTCACGCGCCCGTCCCGGCGGCTTGCACTGCTGGTGTGAAAAGCCAGAGGCGCCTCGGGCCCGGAACGATACGTCCTCACTCGGAACGCCGCTCCGCGACGGCCTCCACCTCCGTCCAGACGCGAAGCAGATTCGTCCCGAGGATCTGCTGAATCTCTGGGTCCGAGTAGCCGCGCCGGAGGAGCTCGGCGACGAGGACGGGGTAGCCCGACGCGTCCTGCAGGCCCTCCGGCAGCGCAAAGACGCCGTCGAAGTCGGAGCCCAGGCCCACGTGTTCGGCCCCGACAAGGCCCACGGCGTGGTCGATGTGGTCGGCCACGTCCTGTACCGTGCCGATCGGATGTTCGTCACGGATTTTTTCTTCGTAGAGAATGGCCTCGCGCGAGTCCTTCGCCCAGCCCCTCGCGTCGATGTGGGCGTTCATCTCCGCACGAATCGGGTCGTCCTGTTCTCGGTATTCGGTGCGCAGGAAGGAGGACCCGAACGTAATCATCACGACGCCGCCCGTGTCGGCAATGCCCTGGATGAGTGCGTCGCTCACGTTGCGTTCCCAGCCGGGGGTGAAGTGGCGGCAGGAGGAATGGGAGGCAATGACGGGCGCCGCCGACGCCTCAATCGCGTCCCGGGCCGTCGCGTCGGTGACGTGGGAGACATCCACCATGATGCCGAGCCGGTTCATTTCCGCCACCACGTCCGCCCCGAACGGACTCAGTCCGCTCCACCGCGGCTCGGCGTCGTCGTAGGACGAATCCCCGAGTCGGTTGTGCGCGCCGTGCGTGAGGGTGATGTGCCGGATGCCGCGCTCGTAGAAGTGCTCCACGTTGTCGAGGTCGCCGCCGAGGCCGGCGCCGTTTTCCATTCCCAAGGGAAGGGCCACGGCCTCCGTCGTGGCAATCTGCCGCACCTCGTTCGGCGAGGTTGCCAGTGCAAACTCGGTCGGGTGATCCGTCGCGATCGTCTCCACCAGGTCGATGAGCGCGTTGGCCCGGTTCGTCGCGGCGGCGGGGTTGCTCTGCAGGTATGGGGGAATGTAGATGGACATGAAGGGCGCGTCGAGGCCGCCGGCCCGGGCCCGCGGGTAGTCGACGTCGCCCCCCACCGTGGAGTCGGCCGGGTTTTCGTAGAAGTCATTCAGGCGGGAGGGCAGGTCGACGTGGCCGTCCACGAGGAGGGAGGCCTGGACGAGGCGGTCGGCCCGGGCCTCGATCGACGCGGCGGGCTGTGCCTGAGAGACCCCGTTCCCCATCAGAAGAAGCACGAAGGAGCCAACGATCAAAGAAGAGGGCGGGGCCGGCATGACGAAGGCGGGGCGGTGGAAAGAAGAATCCTCCAGAGAGGGGACGGGGGGATGCCGAAGCGGGGGGATCACCTGCGCGGTGCAGGGACGGGCAGGCGCTCGCGCAGGGTCTTCAGGTACGACGGGGTGTCGAGAAGCCGCGGGCCGTACCACGAGAACGGCTGGCCGTCCACGACCTCGACCGACGTCTCGGGGAGGGCCTCGCGGAGGTCGGCCGTGAAGGCGTCCTTTTCGTGGAAGGGAAAGGGCTCGCTGGAACAGAGGACGACGTCCAGGTCCTGCCCGGCAAGGTCGGCGATCGTCACGTCCGGGTACCGGGTTTGATCGCCGTAGGCGTTTTCGAGGCCGCCCCAGTGCATCACGTCATGGATGAACGTGTCATTCCCGACGGTCATGTAGGGGTCGCGCCAGATGAGATAGGCGGCGCGGAGGGAAGTAAAATCGGGCAGGGACTCGAAGCGCGAAATAATCTTGCCGACCAGGGTGGAGGTTTGGTCGGACGTTTCCGTGAGCGTGCCCACCGTGCGGATCATGCCGAGGGCGTCCTCAACGGTCTTCACCTCCGTGACGAACACCGGCGCAATCTCATCGAGCGTCTCGACGTCCTCGGCCGTGTTCTCCTCGTGGTTGGCGAGAACGAGGTCCGGGTCCAGGTCGCGGACGGTGTCGAAGTCGACCTGCTTCGTGCCGCCGACGATGGCCTTTTCCGAGCGCCAGTGTTCGGGCCGCTCACAGAAGCGGGTGATGCCGACGACCTCGTCCGCCAGGTCCAGATGCGCCAGCAGTTCCGTCTGGCTGGGCACCAGGGAGAGGATCCGGCGGGGCCGGTGGTCGAGTGTGACGGGGTGGCCGCGGGCGTCGGTGGCGGTAGGCATTGGAAAACTGGACTATGAGAGGGTTGAGTATTGCAAAACGACGGCTTGAGCCGGGTTGATTCCTGGAGAGAAGAATCGTTTCGGAGGCTGGGGCGTGTGGTCGGCCCGCATTCTCCCTTTCAAGTCGCACCCCCCATGTCCCTTCCCACCGAGCCCATCGGCAGCATTCCCCGCCCCGAAGAGGTCATCGAGGGCCTGAAGGCGTACCGACGGGGCGACCTGAGCCAGGAGGCCCTCGATCAGATTGCCGACCGGGCCCTGCGGGCCACCGTCGGCGCGTTCGAGGACACCGGCTCGCCCGTCATCACGGATGGGGAGCAGGCCAAGCCCAGCTTTCTGACCTACCCAATTGAGGGGGCCGACAACGTCGAGCCCGGCGGGGTCGAAATTCCGTTCGAGGCGGGACACACCCGCACCCTGCCCCGCCTCACCGCAGGCCCCTTCCGCTACCAGACCTACGCGGCAGGGTACCTGGAGCGCGCCCAGGCCTACGCGAGTGTGCCGGTGAAGCAGAGCGTCATATCGGCCTCGGCCCTTAGTTTCCTCTACCCGGACGACGGCCTCGACGGGTACTCGCGCGCGGCGTTTCTGGAAGACCTGGTCGACGCGGTGGAGGCCGACATTCGCCGGTGCCTCGACGCCGGGGCGCACGCCGTCCAAATGGACTTTACGGAGGGCCGACTCGCGGTGAAGCTCGACCCCTCGAAGGAGTTGCTTCGCGAGTTTGTGGCGCTCAACAACCGCGTCCTCGACCGCTTCTCCGACGAGGCGCGCCAGCGAATCGGCGTGCACACCTGTCCGGGGGGCGACAAGGACTCCACCCACAGCGCCGACGTGGACTACGCAGAGCTTCTGCCCCTGCTTTTCGACCTGAACGTGGGGCGCTTCTACATGCAGTTCGCCAGCGAGGACGAGCCGGCGCGCGTGCTCGACGTTGTGCGCGAGCACAGCACGGACGCCCAGACGATCTTCCTCGGCGTGACGGACGTGAACGATCCTCGTGTGGAGTCGCCCGAGGAGGTGCGTGACACGATTTTACGGGCGGCGGAGCACCTTTCGCCGGAGCGACTCGGGACCACCGATGACTGTGGCTTTTCGCCGTTCGGGGACGACCGGTCCACGGCCCGACGCACCGCGTTCGACAAGATCGAGGCGCGGGTGGAGGGGACGAGGCGGGCGCGGCAGACGCTCGGGCTTCCGGAATAGCTCATTCCGATTGCGCCAGCGCGTCGGGCAGGCGCTCGGGCAGGCCGCCGAAGCGGCCGTTGCTCATGAGGAGGGCCACGTCGCCGGGCTGCAGCGTGTCTGCAAGGGTGGGGAGCACGGCGTCGACATCCTCGAACACCTCGGCGGGGACGCCGCGGTCGCGGATCGTGTGGGCCACGGCCGTCGGGTCGAGCATCGCGTCGGCGTCGTCGTTGTGACGCACCGGCGGGGCCTTCAGAAACACGCGGTCGGCGGCGTCGAAGGCGGTCCCGTAGGCGGCCTCGAAGCGTGTGCGCCGGCTCGTGTTGGACCGGGGCTCGAAGATGGCGACGAGCCGCCGGTCCGGATGGGCCGCCCGGAGGGCCTCCACGGTGGCCTCTACGGCGGTGGGGTGGTGCGCAAAGTCGTCGACCACGAGCACGTCGTTGGGGCGGCCGCGGACCTGCTGGCGCCGCTTCATGCCCCCGAACGAGGCGAGCCCCGTCGCAATGGTGGAGGGGGACACGCCTTCTCGACGGGCGAGCAGGGCGGCCGCCAGCGCGTTTTGCACGTTGTGCCGCCCCGGGAGGGGGAGGCGGACCTCCTCACGGTGCCGGCCCATGCGCAGGGTGAACGACAGGGCGCTTCCGGTGGGCGTCAGGGCCTCGGCACACACGTCGTTGGAGGGGGCGAGCCCGTAGGTCCGGACCGGGGCTCGGGTGTGGGCGGCGAGGGCCCGCACGGCGGGGGCGTCGCCACAGAGGGCCAGGTGCCCGTCGCGGGGCAGGCGGCCGACGAACTCCTCGAAGGCCCCTCGATAGTCGTCCCGGTCGACAAAGATGTCCGCGTGGTCGAACTCCAGGGAGGTGACGATGGCCGATTGCGGGCGATAGTGCAAAAACTTGGGCTGCTTGTCGAAGTACGCGCTGTCGTACTCGTCGCCCTCCACCACGAAGGGGGCATCCGAGCCCAGCGCGTAGCTCTGCTCCGCGTCCTCCATGACCCCGCCAACAAGAAACCCGGGGTCGACGCCGGCGTGCCGGAGCAGGTGCACGAGCAGGCCCGTGGTGGTGGTTTTCCCGTGCGTGCCGGCGACGACGAGGGGGCGCCGCTCCCGAAGGAAATGATGGGCGAGGGCCTCGGGAAACGACTGCTGCGGAAGGCGCTCCTCGCGGGCGTGTGCGGCCTCCGGGTGGGTCGGCGTGCAGGCGTTGCCGACGACCGTCAGGTCGGGAGGGGGCACGAGGTGCGAGGGGGCGTAGCCGTTGTGGACCGGAATGCCCCGCTCGGCGAGATGGGTGCTCATGGGCGGGTACACCCCGTCGTCGCTCCCCCGAACGTCGCGCCCGGCCTGGTGGAAGAGGCCGGCCAGGGCCCCCATGCCCGTCCCACAGATGCCAATGAGGTGGACATCTTCGATCTGGGCGGGCGGCGGCACGTCGGGACGCGAGAACTGCCGGAGCGACGCGTCCGGCAGGTCGTCGACGGGACGAGGCATACGGCGCTACATCAGGAACGGTCGGAGGGCTGTTCGTCCGTCGGGGACTCCGACGAGGACCGCCGCGCCATCTCGGCGGCCACCTGCGACTCCGTCTCGGCGGTGGTATCGGACTCCAGGACGGTCTCACTGGATGTCTCGGCCTCGGCGTTGGTGGGGGCCTCCAGCGCCTCGTCGGAGACCATGCCCAGCTCGCGGGCGCGCTTGAACCACTGCTTGCGGGCGAGGGCCTGCATGTCCTCCACGGAGTCGGCCTCGTCCACGATCTCAAGCCCGAGGAGCGTTTCGACCACGTCCTCCATCGTGACGACCCCCGCCACCCCGCCGTACTCGTCCACCACGAGCGCGATGTGCTCCAGGCGATCGAGCAGGCGCTCCAGCAGGTCGGGCAGGGCCAGGGTCTCGTGCACCACCAGAATGTCGCGGGAGATCTCCGAGAGGGAGACGTCGAACTCCTCCTGGGCGGCCCGGAGGAGCATCTCGTCCTTGAGCACGTAGCCGGTAATGTCGTCCGGGTCGTCGTCGTAGACCGGAATTCGGGAGAACCGAAACTCGTCGTGCTCCTCCACCATGTCGCCGATCGTTCTGTGCTCCGGCATCTGGAAGATGACGGTGCGGGGGGTCATCACGTCCTTCACCCGCAGGGAATTGAAGCGGAAGAGGTTCCGCAGGATGCGGGACTCTTTTTCCTCGAAGACGCCCTCCTCCTCCCCGAGCTCGGCCATCGCCGTGAACTCCTCGCGGCTGAAGGCCGCCTCGTCCTGGTCCTGCGAGAGCAGGTACGTCAGGCCCTGCGACAGCTTCACGAGGGGCCACATCACGATGATCGTCGCCGTGAGGAGGCGAACGAGTGCCGGGGTGAGCGTTCTCCAGTAGACCGCCCCGAGGGTCTTCGGAATGATTTCCGAGAGAACGAGAATCAGAAGGGTGAGGACGCCCGCGACGATGCCGGTATAGGCCTCCCCAAAGACGACGGCAGCCTGCGCGCCCACGCCGGCCGCGCCCACGGTGTGGGCGATCGTGTTGAGGCTCAGGATGGCTGCCAGCGGGCGGTCGACGTTCTCCTTGAACTGGTGCAGCCGCTTGCCGACCGTGCTCCCCTCGCGCTCCAGGGCCGCTACGTAGGAGGGCGTCACGCTTAGCAAGACGGCCTCCATCACGGAGCACAGGAAAGAGACCCCGATCGCCAGTGCAACGTAGAGGAGAAGTAATCCCATTCGCGATCAGCGGAGAGCTCAAGAACAGTCGGGGGGGACAGGGCCGAAAAGGGGACCCCATCCGGGCGCCCGCAGAGTGCCCAGGACGCGTTCCAGGTCGTGTTGCAAACGGACCCCTCATAAATGCGGATGGGGGCTTTCGGTTTCTTGGGCGCGGCCGAGGCGGTGGGGGCGAGGCCGAAGGCCCCCAGCGGGCGACGGATCCGCCCGGCGGCAATGCGGGCGCAACACGAGATTTTCACGCGTTCGTCCGGGCCCAAGCGGCCGTCTTCCGGCCCCGATGCGACCGTGAAAGACAGAGGGGGCGTCCTCGCCTTCACGTCTTGGGGGGACGATCCGCCTGTGGCGTCGAGGAGTCGCCCGCCGGGGCCCCGTCGCCGGGGGAGCCGTCATCGAGCAGGCTGTCCGTCACGACCGTCTCGCTGACGATTGAGGCGTCGTCCGAGCTGCCGCCAAAGGCCGTCGTCAGGCGCAGGCTCACGGAATCAAATACCGAGTACATGACGGGGACGATGACGAGGGTGAGAAAGGTGGCAAAGGTGAGCCCCGAGATGATGGCCGTCCCCATGGGGCCCCAGAACTGCGTATTTTCGCTTCCGAACTGGAAGTTT
This window encodes:
- a CDS encoding ATP-dependent DNA helicase, whose protein sequence is MSTFADAPFTEDQEEAYDHVYDRLAQGERFTGLRGYAGTGKTYLVSRLVEQLLDEDCTVTVCAPTHKAVQVLSDELGDAPVQMQTLHSFLGLRLQPKQDGEYELVAEEERNFAEGVVIVDEASMIGREEWSHIQDAPFWVQWLFVGDPAQLPPVNEDPSPALDVPGPTLETIHRQAADNPILELATKIRTGADGRFGSTFEDGKGVAVTRNREEFLDSILRAFDADAFAEDATHARVLAYRNKTVRRYNREIRAERYGADADRFVEGEWLVGTETWYYDGVQRLTNSEEVRVKKAQVETFEADDQSEWTVWELKIRTPGRGLTRTIHVLHEEERERYENALERRRNKAEDDPSTWDRFFDLRERFARVDYAYATTVHRAQGSTYDTVFVDHRDLRVCRGEERGALLYVAVTRPSRRLALLV
- a CDS encoding dipeptidase, producing the protein MPAPPSSLIVGSFVLLLMGNGVSQAQPAASIEARADRLVQASLLVDGHVDLPSRLNDFYENPADSTVGGDVDYPRARAGGLDAPFMSIYIPPYLQSNPAAATNRANALIDLVETIATDHPTEFALATSPNEVRQIATTEAVALPLGMENGAGLGGDLDNVEHFYERGIRHITLTHGAHNRLGDSSYDDAEPRWSGLSPFGADVVAEMNRLGIMVDVSHVTDATARDAIEASAAPVIASHSSCRHFTPGWERNVSDALIQGIADTGGVVMITFGSSFLRTEYREQDDPIRAEMNAHIDARGWAKDSREAILYEEKIRDEHPIGTVQDVADHIDHAVGLVGAEHVGLGSDFDGVFALPEGLQDASGYPVLVAELLRRGYSDPEIQQILGTNLLRVWTEVEAVAERRSE
- a CDS encoding helical backbone metal receptor, encoding MPTATDARGHPVTLDHRPRRILSLVPSQTELLAHLDLADEVVGITRFCERPEHWRSEKAIVGGTKQVDFDTVRDLDPDLVLANHEENTAEDVETLDEIAPVFVTEVKTVEDALGMIRTVGTLTETSDQTSTLVGKIISRFESLPDFTSLRAAYLIWRDPYMTVGNDTFIHDVMHWGGLENAYGDQTRYPDVTIADLAGQDLDVVLCSSEPFPFHEKDAFTADLREALPETSVEVVDGQPFSWYGPRLLDTPSYLKTLRERLPVPAPRR
- a CDS encoding cobalamin-independent methionine synthase II family protein, which encodes MSLPTEPIGSIPRPEEVIEGLKAYRRGDLSQEALDQIADRALRATVGAFEDTGSPVITDGEQAKPSFLTYPIEGADNVEPGGVEIPFEAGHTRTLPRLTAGPFRYQTYAAGYLERAQAYASVPVKQSVISASALSFLYPDDGLDGYSRAAFLEDLVDAVEADIRRCLDAGAHAVQMDFTEGRLAVKLDPSKELLREFVALNNRVLDRFSDEARQRIGVHTCPGGDKDSTHSADVDYAELLPLLFDLNVGRFYMQFASEDEPARVLDVVREHSTDAQTIFLGVTDVNDPRVESPEEVRDTILRAAEHLSPERLGTTDDCGFSPFGDDRSTARRTAFDKIEARVEGTRRARQTLGLPE
- a CDS encoding UDP-N-acetylmuramate--L-alanine ligase, whose translation is MPRPVDDLPDASLRQFSRPDVPPPAQIEDVHLIGICGTGMGALAGLFHQAGRDVRGSDDGVYPPMSTHLAERGIPVHNGYAPSHLVPPPDLTVVGNACTPTHPEAAHAREERLPQQSFPEALAHHFLRERRPLVVAGTHGKTTTTGLLVHLLRHAGVDPGFLVGGVMEDAEQSYALGSDAPFVVEGDEYDSAYFDKQPKFLHYRPQSAIVTSLEFDHADIFVDRDDYRGAFEEFVGRLPRDGHLALCGDAPAVRALAAHTRAPVRTYGLAPSNDVCAEALTPTGSALSFTLRMGRHREEVRLPLPGRHNVQNALAAALLARREGVSPSTIATGLASFGGMKRRQQVRGRPNDVLVVDDFAHHPTAVEATVEALRAAHPDRRLVAIFEPRSNTSRRTRFEAAYGTAFDAADRVFLKAPPVRHNDDADAMLDPTAVAHTIRDRGVPAEVFEDVDAVLPTLADTLQPGDVALLMSNGRFGGLPERLPDALAQSE
- a CDS encoding CNNM domain-containing protein, with the translated sequence MGLLLLYVALAIGVSFLCSVMEAVLLSVTPSYVAALEREGSTVGKRLHQFKENVDRPLAAILSLNTIAHTVGAAGVGAQAAVVFGEAYTGIVAGVLTLLILVLSEIIPKTLGAVYWRTLTPALVRLLTATIIVMWPLVKLSQGLTYLLSQDQDEAAFSREEFTAMAELGEEEGVFEEKESRILRNLFRFNSLRVKDVMTPRTVIFQMPEHRTIGDMVEEHDEFRFSRIPVYDDDPDDITGYVLKDEMLLRAAQEEFDVSLSEISRDILVVHETLALPDLLERLLDRLEHIALVVDEYGGVAGVVTMEDVVETLLGLEIVDEADSVEDMQALARKQWFKRARELGMVSDEALEAPTNAEAETSSETVLESDTTAETESQVAAEMARRSSSESPTDEQPSDRS